In one window of Fibrobacter sp. UBA4297 DNA:
- a CDS encoding aconitate hydratase, which produces MLFNFDMIQATYARIPARVAVARKQLGRPLTLAEKILYSHLIDGAENRTYKRGADFAEFHPDRVAMQDATAQMALLQFTTAGKSRVAVPSSVHCDHLIIAREGVEKDLPRAKEESKEVYDFLQSVSAKYGIDCWLPGAGIIHQVVLENYAFPGGMMIGTDSHTVNAGGLGMLAIGVGGADAVDAMVGLPWELKYPKMIGVKLTGKLQGFATAKDIILKLAGILTVKGGTNAIIEYFGEGARSLSATGKATIANMGAEVGATCSTFSYDDSMSRYLRATGRADVADAADKIAADLKADPEVEANPEKYFDRVVEIDLNTLIPHYNGPFSPDRAFAVTDMAESLKATETKPESTPVVSAALIGSCTNSSYEDLYMAANMIKQALAKGLTPKCPLLINPGSEQVRYTAERDGLIDLFKQFGATIMTNACGPCIGRWDRAGADKKELNTIVHSFNRNFAKRADGNPNTHAFVASPLMAVIAALSGDIRFNPMTDTLVNNEGKAVKLDPPEQCELPPKGFDVKDAGYQAPAEDGSKITVSINPESKRLQALAPFAAWDGKDIAGAPLLIKAKGKCTTDHISMAGPWLNYRGHLENISNNMLIGAVNAFNGETNKVLCQCGSYKEVPELAKIYKAKGTGSIVIGDENYGEGSSREHAAMEPRFLGVKAVIVKSFARIHETNLKKQGMLALTFKNAADYDKIQEQDVFDIVGLTKFAPGSEFTLVAHHKDGSVDNIALSHTYNEQQWAWFKAGSALNLIRANNK; this is translated from the coding sequence ATGCTTTTTAATTTCGACATGATCCAGGCCACATACGCTCGCATTCCTGCACGCGTCGCTGTTGCCCGCAAGCAGCTTGGCCGCCCGCTCACTCTCGCCGAGAAGATTCTCTACAGCCACCTGATCGATGGCGCAGAAAACAGAACTTACAAGCGCGGCGCTGATTTTGCCGAATTCCACCCGGACCGCGTTGCCATGCAAGACGCAACCGCCCAGATGGCCCTCCTCCAGTTCACGACTGCGGGCAAGTCCCGCGTGGCTGTGCCGAGCTCTGTGCACTGCGACCACTTGATTATCGCTCGCGAAGGTGTCGAAAAGGACCTCCCCCGCGCCAAGGAAGAAAGCAAGGAAGTGTACGATTTCTTGCAGTCCGTCTCTGCCAAGTACGGCATTGACTGCTGGCTCCCGGGTGCAGGCATCATCCATCAGGTGGTGCTCGAAAACTACGCCTTCCCAGGCGGAATGATGATCGGTACCGACTCCCACACCGTGAACGCTGGCGGTCTTGGCATGCTCGCGATTGGCGTGGGCGGTGCAGATGCTGTCGATGCGATGGTCGGCCTCCCGTGGGAACTCAAGTACCCGAAGATGATCGGCGTGAAGCTCACTGGCAAACTCCAGGGCTTTGCAACCGCAAAGGACATCATCCTCAAGCTCGCAGGCATCCTCACTGTTAAGGGTGGCACGAACGCTATTATCGAATACTTTGGCGAAGGCGCACGCAGCCTCTCCGCTACTGGCAAGGCAACGATTGCGAACATGGGTGCCGAAGTGGGCGCCACCTGCTCCACCTTCAGCTACGACGATTCCATGAGCCGTTACCTCCGCGCTACAGGCCGTGCCGACGTCGCTGATGCCGCCGACAAGATTGCCGCCGACCTCAAGGCCGACCCGGAAGTCGAAGCAAATCCGGAAAAGTACTTCGACCGCGTTGTGGAAATCGACCTCAACACGCTCATCCCGCATTACAACGGCCCGTTCAGCCCGGACCGTGCATTCGCCGTGACCGACATGGCAGAATCCCTCAAGGCTACCGAAACGAAGCCGGAATCTACGCCGGTCGTGAGCGCAGCCCTCATCGGTTCTTGCACGAACTCCAGCTACGAAGACCTCTACATGGCCGCGAACATGATCAAGCAGGCTCTCGCCAAGGGTCTTACCCCGAAATGCCCGCTCCTCATCAACCCGGGTTCCGAACAAGTTCGCTACACCGCTGAACGCGACGGCCTCATCGATTTGTTCAAGCAGTTCGGTGCAACGATTATGACGAACGCCTGCGGTCCTTGCATTGGCCGCTGGGACCGTGCAGGTGCCGACAAGAAGGAACTCAACACCATCGTCCACAGCTTTAACCGCAACTTCGCAAAGCGCGCTGACGGTAACCCGAATACGCACGCCTTCGTAGCCTCCCCGCTCATGGCTGTAATCGCCGCCCTCTCTGGCGACATCCGCTTCAACCCGATGACCGACACCCTCGTCAATAACGAAGGCAAGGCAGTGAAGCTCGACCCGCCAGAACAGTGCGAACTCCCGCCGAAGGGCTTCGACGTGAAAGACGCCGGCTACCAGGCTCCGGCAGAAGACGGCTCCAAGATTACCGTTTCCATCAACCCGGAAAGCAAGCGTTTGCAGGCTCTCGCCCCGTTCGCCGCTTGGGACGGCAAGGACATCGCCGGTGCCCCGCTCCTCATCAAGGCAAAGGGCAAGTGCACTACCGACCACATTTCTATGGCAGGTCCGTGGCTCAACTACCGCGGTCACCTCGAAAACATTTCGAACAACATGCTCATCGGCGCCGTGAACGCTTTCAACGGCGAAACGAACAAGGTTCTCTGCCAGTGCGGTAGCTACAAGGAAGTTCCGGAACTTGCCAAGATTTACAAGGCCAAGGGCACGGGCTCCATCGTCATCGGTGACGAAAACTACGGCGAAGGCTCCAGCCGCGAACACGCCGCCATGGAACCGCGCTTCCTCGGCGTGAAGGCCGTGATCGTGAAGAGCTTCGCCCGCATTCACGAAACGAACCTCAAGAAGCAGGGCATGCTCGCCCTCACCTTCAAGAACGCCGCCGACTACGATAAGATTCAGGAACAGGACGTGTTCGACATCGTTGGCCTCACCAAGTTCGCTCCGGGTTCCGAGTTCACGCTCGTCGCCCACCACAAGGACGGCTCGGTCGATAACATCGCGCTCAGCCACACCTACAACGAACAGCAGTGGGCATGGTTCAAGGCGGGTTCGGCCCTCAACCTCATCCGCGCGAACAACAAGTAA